From Podospora bellae-mahoneyi strain CBS 112042 chromosome 3, whole genome shotgun sequence, the proteins below share one genomic window:
- a CDS encoding hypothetical protein (antiSMASH:Cluster_1; EggNog:ENOG503PE16), whose product MGRFCTKGQTKAVPRRNYGSREQGLWSAWYELGDKEPQSNEALSRYKAGLYRTHWRSSTARHGHMESSGICKGNAFPSLYAHVFIQAQTADPALAGRPEFSIFGILMEPIRGFILENLPDLPASDAPPKELWKTIVQDAVYPANEINKRGVVVLDCRAGNALAEHDTHRVVIHDFAQCQFRDEVEARYAEQKAEARRATKGKTTGGKLMSGNRAMVCPPTTKNTSASMGINLPSECLSQASC is encoded by the coding sequence ATGGGAAGATTTTGTACGAAAGGACAAACTAAAGCCGTTCCTCGACGAAATTACGGCAGTAGAGAACAAGGCCTGTGGTCCGCATGGTATGAGCTTGGCGACAAAGAACCGCAATCAAACGAGGCATTGAGTAGATACAAAGCAGGCCTGTATCGCACACATTGGAGGAGTTCGACAGCGAGACACGGGCATATGGAAAGCTCAGGGATCTGCAAGGGAAATGCATTTCCAAGCCTTTATGCCCACGTTTTCATCCAGGCGCAAACAGCTGATCCAGCCCTGGCTGGACGACCCGAGTTCAGCATCTTCGGTATTTTAATGGAACCCATCCGAGGCTTCATCCTAGAAAACCTCCCAGATCTTCCTGCCTCCGACGCACCGCCCAAGGAACTCTGGAAGACGATTGTTCAAGATGCTGTCTACCCAGCAAACGAGATCAATAAGCGAGGTGTGGTCGTGCTTGACTGTAGAGCTGGCAACGCCTTGGCAGAGCACGACACGCATCGTGTTGTGATTCACGATTTTGCCCAGTGCCAATTCCGCGACGAGGTAGAGGCCAGGTATGCAGAGCAGAAGGCAGAGGCAAGGAGGGCGACGAAGGGGAAGACAACGGGGGGAAAGCTCATGAGTGGGAACCGAGCGATGGTCTGCCCCCCAACTACGAAGAACACGTCCGCTTCCATGGGAATCAATCTGCCATCGGAATGCCTCTCACAAGCAAGTTGCTGA
- a CDS encoding hypothetical protein (COG:S; EggNog:ENOG503P7H4) — protein MQRTPSSPLLPNYLSYLARTRHLYVTLPTGSDIEHIMSHQPTIIKEGEWQDGLCGCCSGGHFWMGCCCPCILVNKTHELLENPSNPSPSGCGMWGCAWCGLNFCGGWGWILECLQRGEVRSKHRIEGSGCTDCLVACCCPCCGVIQSHKEVEKRRDAMQGGVPDKMGYQGQAPMTA, from the exons ATGCAAAGAACACCGTCGTCGCCGTTGCTACCGAATTACCTCTCGTACTTAGCCCGTACACGACATCTCTACGTAACGTTGCCCACCGGATCTGATATCGAACACATTATgtctcaccaacccaccatcatcaaggaAGGAGAGTGGCAAGATGGCCTCTGTGGATGTTGCTCTGGTGGGCACTTCTGGATGGGGTGCTGCTGCCCTTGTATTC TGGTGAACAAGACTCatgagcttctcgagaaCCCCTCGAACCCTTCACCTAGCGGATGTGGCATGTGGGGATGTGCCTGGTGCGGCTTGAACTTTTGTGGCGGCTGGGGATGGAT TCTCGAATGCCTTCAGCGTGGAGAGGTCCGATCCAAGCATAGAATTGAGGGAAGCGGGTGCACCGACTGTCTTgtcgcctgctgctgcccttgCTGCGGTGTGATCCAGTCGCacaaggaggtggagaagcgCAGGGACGCGATGCAGGGAGGTGTGCCGGACAAGATGGGCTATCAGGGACAGGCCCCCATGACGGCTTGA
- a CDS encoding hypothetical protein (EggNog:ENOG503P0E1; antiSMASH:Cluster_1; COG:O) has product MHYLLAPNDADKVDELGHHLDTDRLLLAAGDWSCTLHNEIYVYDNGDWIKDPLLWQSVQGASWDDVILESAMKDALMRDVIGFFDTRDVYQDLGLMWKRGIILHGLPGNGKTASIKALINSLEARGKEDGSKRIPSLYVKAFDSSMGGKWSIRYIFEHARKMAPCVLIFEDLDSLVLDEYRSYFLNEVDGLESNEGILMIGSTNHLSKLDPAIAKRPSRFDRKYHFKLPNEETRKRYAEYWRKKLESKPIVADKFEEEITYLVAQLTDGFSFAYIRELFVSSLLALVRGFNPDVVEEDPKEDDAGDESSSTAGDGVIVEKPAIVGEGNAGVENTEEQEKTGEKTKKSKPKRVFPVLDIPEYLQDNLLLKIIISQAKILFEEMGRDDDEQKEKEGNGDRAIRRIRVKRGYRRHGCNW; this is encoded by the coding sequence ATGCATTACCTCCTTGCTCCCAACGACGCAGACAAGGTAGATGAGCTTGGCCACCACCTTGACACCGACAGGCTTCTTCTCGCAGCAGGCGACTGGTCATGCACTCTCCACAACGAGATATACGTCTACGATAACGGCGACTGGATCAAAGACCCCCTTCTGTGGCAGAGCGTGCAAGGTGCCTCTTGGGACGATGTGATTCTAGAGTCGGCCATGAAAGACGCCTTGATGAGAGACGTTATTGGTTTCTTCGACACGAGAGATGTCTACCAAGACCTCGGGCTCATGTGGAAGAGgggcatcatcctccacggCCTTCCTGGTAACGGAAAGACCGCCTCCATCAAGGCGCTCATCAACTCCCTCGAGGCCAGAGGCAAAGAAGACGGCTCTAAGAGAATTCCAAGCCTGTACGTCAAAGCCTTTGACAGCTCCATGGGCGGAAAGTGGTCCATTCGGTACATTTTCGAGCACGCCAGGAAGATGGCTCCCTGCGTTCTCATCTTTGAGGATTTGGACTCGTTGGTGTTAGATGAGTACAGAAGCTACTTCCTGAACGAGGTTGATGGACTCGAGTCCAACGAGGGCATCCTCATGATTGGAAGTACGAACCATTTGTCCAAGCTCGATCCTGCGATTGCAAAGAGACCTAGCCGCTTCGACAGGAAGTACCACTTCAAGCTGCCCAACgaggagacgaggaagagatATGCAGAGTactggaggaagaagctggagagcaAGCCGATCGTGGCAGACAAGTTTGAGGAAGAAATTACCTATCTTGTCGCCCAGTTGACGGACGGATTCAGCTTCGCATACATCAGAGAGCTGTTCGTGTCGTCGCTTCTGGCGCTTGTGCGCGGCTTCAATCCTGAcgttgtggaggaggatccCAAGGAAGACgatgctggtgatgagaGCTCCTCGACCGCCGGTGACGGCGTAATTGTTGAGAAACCCGCAATCGTGGGAGAGGGCAATGCCGGGGTGGAAAATaccgaggagcaggagaagactGGCGAAAAGACTAAAAAGTCCAAGCCCAAGCGGGTGTTCCCTGTGCTAGATATTCCCGAGTATCTCCAGGACAACCTGCTGCTCAAGATCATCATATCCCAAGCAAAGATCCTTTTTGAGGAGATGGGCCGTGACGATGATGAacagaaagagaaggaagggaaCGGTGATCGCGCCATTCGGAGGATCCGAGTGAAGCGTGGTTACCGGCGCCACGGATGCAACTGGTAA
- a CDS encoding hypothetical protein (antiSMASH:Cluster_1; COG:S; EggNog:ENOG503NXFE), whose amino-acid sequence MSKTMPTLELNPHKRIPLLKIKTHHPDHEPQLPISETKSHPTRPSASDLPDSPPSNNTGSIYFIGTATTILSWHGARILTDPNFLHAGDHVHLGPGVTSERLTNPAVDINALPPLDCILLSHYHEDHFDRLVEDSLSRQFPIISTPHAKSCLTSPSKPEPFQNVTALDFFDSLIMPIVQPTSTNSNGKTPQIKVTAMPGKHVPPGPLAVANDLLGAVPPTNGWLLELGYTTSSETAQNTQVGYRIYISGDTLLIDELKQIPQWLHGEKIDLMLVHLGGTTIPGAKMPLLMVTMDGVQGVKLMKMMNPDITIPIHYDDYDVMLSGLDDFKKEVNGAGLQDKVVYLDRGEEYQFQVRGL is encoded by the coding sequence ATGTCAAAGACAATGCCCACTCTGGAACTCAATCCTCACAAACGGATTCCCCTTCTCAAAATCAAAACACACCACCCCGATCATGAGCCACAGCTCCCCATTAGTGAGACAAAGTCTCACCCCACCCGTCCATCAGCCTCCGACCTACCAGActcccccccatcaaacAACACCGGCAGCATCTACTTCAtcggcaccgccaccaccatcctctcctggCACGGCGCCCGCATCCTAACCGATCCCAACTTCCTCCACGCCGGTGACCACGTCCACCTCGGCCCAGGCGTCACCTCGGAACGTCTCACCAATCCCGCAGTAGACATCAacgccctcccacccctaGATTGCATCCTCCTATCCCACTACCACGAAGACCACTTCGACCGCCTAGTCGAAGACTCCCTCAGCCGCCAattccccatcatctccaccccccacgCCAAATCCTGCCTCActtccccttccaaaccAGAGCCCTTCCAGAATGTCACTGCCCTGGACTTTTTCGACTCCCTGATCATGCCCATCGTTCagcccacctccaccaacagcaacggcaAAACCCCTCAAATCAAAGTAACAGCCATGCCAGGGAAACACGTCCCCCCCGGCCCCCTCGCCGTCGCCAACGACCTCCTAGGCGCTGTCCCACCCACCAACGGCTGGCTTCTAGAACTGGGATACACCACCTCATCCGAAACAGCACAAAACACCCAAGTAGGCTACAGGATCTACATCTCGGgtgacaccctcctcatcgacgAGCTGAAGCAGATCCCACAATGGCTTCACGGAGAAAAGATCGACCTGATGCTTGTCCACCTTGGCGGAACTACGATCCCGGGTGCAAAGATGCCGCTCTTGATGGTGACAATGGATGGGGTGCAAGGGGTGAAACtcatgaagatgatgaatcccgacatcaccatcccaaTTCACTACGATGACTATGACGTGATGTTGTCGGGGCTGGATGACTTCAAAAAGGAGGTCAACGGTGCAGGGTTGCAGGACAAAGTCGTGTATCTGGATAGGGGGGAGGAGTATCAGTTTCAGGTCAGGGGGCTATAA